CGCACTCGGTGGCGTCCTGGTCGGCGCACCAGGACCTGACCGCCGAGTTCGCCCGCTACGGCGACGACCCGTCCCGCACCGACGACTGGACCGGCGGCGACGGCACGCACTCGGTGCGGCTGCCGGACGGCCGGGTGCTGTGGCTGTTCTCGGACACCTACCTGGGGCAGGTGCACGCGCCGCCCAACCCGTTCGGCGAGTCCTTCACCTGGCGGGAGGCGTCCGCTCCCCTGGTGCGCAACTCGGCGGTCGTCATGCGCGACGGCCGTCTTCAGCGCACGCTCCCCGCGCCGCTGTTCCCCGATCCCGCCCCGAACCAGTGGCGCTGGCCGGTCGCGGCCCGCGTCGAGCCCCGCTCCCCCGGCTCGTCGGAGCAGGTGCTGCGGGTGCTGCTGTGGGTGCGCACGGCCGGGCAGTCACCGTGGATCTTCGGCGTGCCGACCGCGACCGAGGTGGCCACGCTCTCGCTGCCCGAGCTGCGGGTCGAGTCGGTCGTGAAGGTCCTCGACCAGCAGCTGGTGCCGGATCCCTCGCGGCGGGTGCTGTTCGGCACGACCCTCCTCGAGGAGGACGGCTGGACGTACGTCTTCGGCGGCGACGACGGTCAGGCGGCCTCCCGTCCGGTCTCGCGCGCCTATGCCGCGCGGGTACCGAAGGGGCGGCTCGGCGAGCCGGGGGCCTGGCGGTACTGGGACGGCTCCGCGTGGTCGAAGGCGAAGCCGCGGTTCCGGCCGGTACTGGGGGACGGCCGGGGCACCGGCGTCGGGAGCGCGTTCTCGGTGGCGCGGGTGGACGGGACGTACGTGCTGTTCACGATGGCCGCCGGCACCGACGGGCTGACGAGCGTGACGTCGTACTGGTCCTGCTCCCCCGTCGGCCCGTGGCACGGGCCGACGAAGGACTTCAGTCCGGCGCTGCCGCCGGGCGGCCAGGTCGCCGCCTACAACCCGCAGGTGCACCCGGAACTGAGCGGCGGCGGGCGCCTGGTGCTGAGTTACGACGTCAACTGGCTGGACCCCGGCGGCGCGGCGGCGCAGCTCAGCCGGAACGTGTCCCTGTACCGACCGCGGTTCGTGACGCTGCGGGCGGCGCCGACACGGTGATCGTCTCCTGGACGTCGCGGGCGCGGCGCTTGGCGATGACCGCGCACACCATCAGCTGCATCTGGTGGAAGAGCATCAGCGGCAGCACGGCCAGCGAGGCGTGCGCGCCGAACAGGACGCTCGCCATGGGCAGCCCGGCGGCCAGTGACTTCTTCGAACCGGCGAACTGGATCGCGATGCGGTCCGCACGGTCGAAGCGCAGGGCCTTGGCGCCGTACCAGGTCAGGGCGAGCATCACGGCCAGCAGCACCGCCTCGACGGCGAGCAGGCCGCCGAGCCGCAGCGGGCTGACCTGGTGCCAGATGCCCTGGACCATGCCCTCGCTGAACGCGGTGTAGACGACCAGCAGGATCGAGCCGCGGTCGACGAGCCCGAGGGCCTTCTTGTGCCGGGTGACGAAGCTCCCGATCCAGCGGCGCAGCAGCTGCCCGGCGGCGAACGGCACCAGCAGCTGCAGCACGATCTCGACCAGCGAGTCGGCCGAGAAGCCGGCGCCGCTGCCGAGCACGGCGGCCGCGAGCAGCGGCGTGACGACGATGCCGACCAGCGAGGAGAAGGAGCCGGCGCAGATCGCCGCGGGCACGTTGCCGCGGGCCATCGAGGTGAAGGCGATCGACGACTGGATGGTCGACGGGACGAGGGTGAGGAAGAGCAGGCCCTGGTAGAGGGGCTCGTTCAGCAGCACCGGGACGAAGCCGCGGGCGGCCAGGCCGAGCAGCGGGAAGACGAGGAAGGTGCAGGCCAGGACGGTGACATGGAGCCGCCAGTGCTTCAGCCCGTCCAGCGCCTCACGGGTGGACAGCCGGGCGCCGTAGAGGAAGAAGAGGAAGGCGATCGCGGCCGTGGAGGCACCGGATGCCGCATCGGAGGCCGCCCCGCGCGCCGGGAACAGGGCCGCGAGGCCCACGGTCCCGAGCAGCAGCAGGATGTACGGGTCGATCGGCATCCGACGCGGCCATTGCAGGCGTTTCACTGTGCTCCACTACTTCGCTGTCGCTTCGCTGA
The DNA window shown above is from Streptomyces chartreusis and carries:
- a CDS encoding DUF4185 domain-containing protein; translated protein: MPDDARARQRTGTGLGLLLALVLAAVLLTALPDDGDREGGGACAPHSVASWSAHQDLTAEFARYGDDPSRTDDWTGGDGTHSVRLPDGRVLWLFSDTYLGQVHAPPNPFGESFTWREASAPLVRNSAVVMRDGRLQRTLPAPLFPDPAPNQWRWPVAARVEPRSPGSSEQVLRVLLWVRTAGQSPWIFGVPTATEVATLSLPELRVESVVKVLDQQLVPDPSRRVLFGTTLLEEDGWTYVFGGDDGQAASRPVSRAYAARVPKGRLGEPGAWRYWDGSAWSKAKPRFRPVLGDGRGTGVGSAFSVARVDGTYVLFTMAAGTDGLTSVTSYWSCSPVGPWHGPTKDFSPALPPGGQVAAYNPQVHPELSGGGRLVLSYDVNWLDPGGAAAQLSRNVSLYRPRFVTLRAAPTR
- a CDS encoding bile acid:sodium symporter family protein translates to MPIDPYILLLLGTVGLAALFPARGAASDAASGASTAAIAFLFFLYGARLSTREALDGLKHWRLHVTVLACTFLVFPLLGLAARGFVPVLLNEPLYQGLLFLTLVPSTIQSSIAFTSMARGNVPAAICAGSFSSLVGIVVTPLLAAAVLGSGAGFSADSLVEIVLQLLVPFAAGQLLRRWIGSFVTRHKKALGLVDRGSILLVVYTAFSEGMVQGIWHQVSPLRLGGLLAVEAVLLAVMLALTWYGAKALRFDRADRIAIQFAGSKKSLAAGLPMASVLFGAHASLAVLPLMLFHQMQLMVCAVIAKRRARDVQETITVSAPPAASRTAVGTGTRSG